From a single Nocardioides sp. dk884 genomic region:
- a CDS encoding ArsR/SmtB family transcription factor, with translation MEHRSTAPDAFKALGDPVRWSIMQSIAAQPELAGSVLEESLPISRPTISYHIRILTQAGLIEASKRGRNHYYTVRQDVLGSLLDHLHDLVPGLRLVPDTEASPGQLAQGPPVTGEFADPEMLPTW, from the coding sequence GTGGAGCACCGCTCGACCGCACCGGATGCCTTCAAGGCGCTCGGGGATCCCGTGCGGTGGTCCATCATGCAGTCCATCGCGGCGCAGCCCGAGCTTGCCGGGTCCGTCCTCGAGGAGTCGCTGCCGATCTCGCGCCCCACGATCTCCTACCACATCCGCATCCTGACTCAGGCGGGCCTGATCGAGGCCAGCAAGCGCGGGCGCAACCACTACTACACGGTGCGCCAGGACGTGCTGGGCAGTCTGCTGGACCACCTGCACGACCTCGTCCCGGGCCTCCGTCTGGTCCCGGACACCGAAGCCTCCCCTGGCCAGCTGGCCCAGGGTCCTCCGGTCACCGGCGAGTTCGCCGATCCGGAGATGCTCCCGACATGGTGA
- a CDS encoding 2-oxoacid:ferredoxin oxidoreductase subunit beta: MTTVDLGLPTIGGLDGVPRASDKLTAKDFTSDAEVRWCPGCGDYAILAAVRSFLPTLGITRENTVFISGIGCSSRFPYYIDSYGMHSIHGRAPAIATGLATARPDLSVWVVTGDGDALSIGGNHLIHALRRNVNIKILLFNNRIYGLTKGQYSPTSEVGKVTKSTPMGSADHPFDPIALALGAEATFVARALDSDRAGLTAVLNAAAAHRGTALVEILQDCPIFNDASFDVLRKPDSAPQRLIKLTDGEPIVFGPTGEDGQGTWAVVRDGYGLGVRPVADVDPGDIVVHDVKDPHLPTLLARLTTTDLTHVVTGIFRAADRPVYDDVVRGHVIQAQASAAATGAIDLQSIVDGNDTWVVG, encoded by the coding sequence ATGACCACGGTTGACCTGGGCCTCCCCACCATCGGCGGACTCGACGGGGTGCCGCGCGCGAGCGACAAGCTGACCGCCAAGGACTTCACGTCCGACGCCGAGGTCCGGTGGTGCCCCGGGTGCGGTGACTACGCCATCCTGGCCGCGGTCCGCAGCTTCCTGCCGACGCTCGGCATCACGCGAGAGAACACCGTGTTCATCTCGGGCATCGGCTGCTCCAGCCGATTCCCGTACTACATCGACAGCTACGGCATGCACTCCATCCACGGTCGTGCGCCGGCGATCGCGACCGGTCTCGCGACGGCACGCCCCGACCTGTCCGTCTGGGTCGTGACCGGTGACGGTGACGCGCTCTCGATCGGTGGCAACCACCTGATCCACGCGCTGCGCCGCAACGTCAACATCAAGATCCTGCTGTTCAACAACCGCATCTACGGCCTGACGAAGGGCCAGTACTCGCCCACCTCGGAGGTCGGCAAGGTCACCAAGTCCACTCCTATGGGCTCCGCGGACCACCCCTTCGACCCGATCGCCCTTGCGCTCGGCGCCGAGGCGACGTTCGTCGCACGTGCTCTCGACTCCGACCGCGCCGGGCTCACCGCCGTGCTCAACGCCGCCGCGGCACACCGCGGCACCGCCCTCGTCGAGATCCTCCAGGACTGCCCGATCTTCAACGACGCGAGCTTCGACGTCCTGCGCAAGCCGGACAGCGCGCCGCAGCGGCTGATCAAGCTCACCGACGGCGAGCCGATCGTCTTCGGACCGACGGGCGAGGACGGCCAAGGCACCTGGGCGGTCGTCAGGGACGGCTACGGGCTCGGCGTACGCCCCGTCGCGGACGTCGACCCGGGCGACATCGTCGTGCACGACGTGAAGGACCCCCACCTTCCCACCCTGCTCGCCAGGCTGACGACGACCGACCTGACCCACGTCGTCACCGGGATCTTCCGCGCCGCGGACCGGCCCGTGTACGACGACGTCGTGCGCGGCCACGTGATCCAGGCGCAGGCATCGGCCGCCGCGACGGGCGCGATCGACCTGCAGAGCATCGTGGACGGCAATGACACCTGGGTCGTCGGCTGA
- a CDS encoding 2-oxoacid:acceptor oxidoreductase subunit alpha — protein sequence MNQESCQQATLVDDPPGPSTVVRRDRVVIRFAGDSGDGMQLTGDRFTTETARFGNDLATLPNFPAEIRAPAGTIPGVSSFQLHFASVDILTPGDRPDVLVAMNPAALKANIDDLATGGVLIVNSDDFTKRNLAKVGYPADPLEDGSLEQYQVHSVPMATLTLGALAETGLSKKEAERAKNMFALGLLTWMYNRPQEGTELFLREKFAKKPAIAEANIIAFRAGHAFGETTEAFAVTYEVAPAPLEAGRYRQITGNTALAYGLLAAGQASGLPLFLGSYPITPASDILHELSKHKALGVTTVQAEDEIAGIGAALGAAFGGALGVTTTSGPGIALKGEAIGLAVMLELPLLIVNVQRGGPSTGLPTKTEQADLLQALYGRNGESPVPVVAPHSPGDAFEAAIDAARIAITYRTPVIVLSDGAIANGSEPWHIPDVGAIEPIDPAFATRPNAPDGSGEFWPYLRDPETLARPWAVPGTPGLEHRIGGLEKADGSGTVNYEPGNHEAMVRLRAAKIDGIVVPDAEVDDPTGDADLLVVGWGSTYGPILAGVRRVRTLGHRVARVHLRNLHPLPANLGDVLARYQTVLLPEMNLGQLAQLLRAKYLVDVQSYTKVAGLPFAAEELQDVLLTYLTGADS from the coding sequence ATGAATCAGGAGTCGTGCCAGCAGGCGACGCTGGTCGACGATCCGCCCGGCCCCTCGACGGTCGTCCGACGGGACCGGGTGGTCATCCGCTTCGCCGGGGACTCCGGTGACGGGATGCAGCTGACGGGTGATCGGTTCACCACGGAGACGGCACGGTTCGGCAACGACCTCGCCACGCTCCCGAACTTCCCGGCCGAGATCCGCGCACCTGCTGGCACCATCCCGGGCGTCTCCTCCTTCCAGCTCCACTTCGCGAGCGTCGACATCCTCACGCCGGGCGACCGCCCCGATGTGCTCGTCGCAATGAACCCCGCCGCACTCAAGGCCAACATCGACGACCTCGCGACCGGCGGCGTCCTCATCGTCAACTCCGACGACTTCACCAAGCGCAACCTCGCGAAGGTCGGCTACCCGGCCGACCCGCTCGAGGACGGTTCGCTCGAGCAGTACCAGGTGCACAGCGTCCCGATGGCGACGTTGACGCTCGGGGCGCTCGCCGAGACCGGCCTGTCGAAGAAGGAGGCCGAACGCGCGAAGAACATGTTCGCCCTGGGTCTGCTGACGTGGATGTACAACCGGCCGCAGGAGGGCACCGAGCTCTTCCTGCGCGAGAAGTTCGCGAAGAAGCCCGCCATCGCCGAGGCCAACATCATCGCCTTCCGCGCTGGCCACGCCTTCGGCGAGACCACCGAGGCCTTCGCCGTCACCTACGAGGTGGCACCGGCTCCACTGGAGGCCGGCCGCTATCGCCAGATCACCGGCAACACAGCCCTGGCGTACGGTCTGCTCGCCGCCGGCCAGGCGTCCGGTCTGCCGCTGTTCCTGGGTAGCTACCCGATCACGCCGGCGTCGGACATCCTGCACGAGCTCAGCAAGCACAAGGCCCTCGGCGTCACCACCGTGCAGGCGGAGGACGAGATCGCCGGCATCGGCGCCGCTCTCGGTGCGGCGTTCGGCGGCGCCCTCGGGGTGACCACGACGAGCGGCCCCGGCATCGCGCTCAAGGGGGAGGCCATCGGCCTCGCGGTGATGCTCGAGCTGCCGCTGCTCATCGTGAACGTGCAGCGTGGGGGCCCCTCGACCGGGCTGCCGACCAAGACCGAGCAGGCCGACCTGCTTCAGGCCCTCTACGGCCGCAACGGCGAGTCGCCGGTCCCGGTCGTCGCCCCGCACTCCCCCGGGGACGCCTTCGAGGCGGCCATCGACGCCGCGCGTATCGCGATCACCTATCGCACCCCCGTGATCGTGCTGTCCGACGGCGCAATCGCCAACGGCTCCGAGCCCTGGCACATCCCCGACGTCGGCGCGATCGAGCCGATCGATCCCGCCTTCGCGACGCGGCCCAACGCTCCGGACGGGTCCGGCGAGTTCTGGCCCTACCTCCGGGACCCTGAGACGCTGGCGCGCCCGTGGGCTGTCCCGGGCACCCCCGGCCTCGAGCACCGCATCGGCGGTCTGGAGAAGGCCGACGGCTCCGGTACCGTCAACTACGAGCCGGGCAACCACGAGGCGATGGTCCGTCTTCGTGCCGCCAAGATCGACGGCATCGTGGTTCCCGATGCCGAGGTCGATGACCCGACCGGTGATGCCGACCTGCTGGTCGTGGGGTGGGGGTCGACGTACGGACCGATCCTCGCGGGCGTGCGTCGCGTCCGCACCCTGGGCCACCGCGTCGCACGTGTCCACCTGCGCAACCTCCATCCGTTGCCGGCGAACCTGGGCGACGTCCTGGCCCGCTACCAGACGGTCCTCCTTCCCGAGATGAACCTCGGCCAGCTCGCGCAGCTGCTGCGAGCGAAGTACCTCGTCGATGTCCAGAGCTACACCAAGGTGGCCGGCCTGCCCTTCGCCGCGGAGGAGCTGCAGGACGTGCTGCTGACCTACCTGACCGGAGCTGACTCATGA
- a CDS encoding NAD(P)-dependent oxidoreductase, with the protein MTSTAPATTLKVGWIGLGSQGGPMARVLAGSGVPVQLWARRPESLTAYDNTPATTSSTSLGLLMENDVVVLVVRDDDDVKDVLFGAWQPQVMGGFGAKPPIASMKPGSVVVIHSTVHPDTIREIAAVAHEHGVGVVDAPVSGGGHAAEDKSLLVMTAGDPDDVAKVKPIFEQYSNLIPYLGPVGAAQSAKIINNVLLTANMGVAESAFAIAKQVGVDPESLKLVLSNGSGRSFGVTMVGGDDWDLKPAATVAGPLLQKDTRLLVALAEAEGIDTGAALSAAQSALARMGLDL; encoded by the coding sequence GTGACATCCACTGCACCCGCTACCACGCTCAAGGTCGGCTGGATCGGCCTCGGCAGCCAAGGCGGTCCGATGGCCCGGGTGCTGGCCGGTTCCGGCGTTCCGGTTCAGCTGTGGGCTCGCCGCCCCGAGTCGCTCACCGCGTACGACAACACTCCGGCCACCACGTCGAGTACCTCGCTCGGTCTCCTCATGGAGAACGACGTCGTCGTGCTCGTGGTGCGTGACGACGACGACGTGAAGGACGTCCTGTTCGGCGCCTGGCAGCCGCAGGTGATGGGCGGGTTCGGGGCCAAACCACCGATCGCGTCGATGAAGCCCGGCTCGGTGGTCGTCATCCACTCGACCGTCCACCCCGACACGATCCGCGAGATCGCCGCGGTCGCTCATGAACACGGCGTCGGCGTCGTCGACGCTCCCGTCAGCGGGGGCGGACACGCCGCGGAGGACAAGTCGCTGCTCGTGATGACCGCCGGCGACCCCGACGACGTCGCGAAGGTCAAGCCGATCTTCGAGCAGTACAGCAACCTCATCCCGTACCTGGGTCCGGTGGGGGCGGCGCAGAGCGCCAAGATCATCAACAACGTCCTGCTGACCGCGAACATGGGTGTCGCCGAGAGCGCCTTCGCGATCGCCAAGCAGGTCGGCGTCGACCCCGAGAGCCTGAAGCTGGTCCTCAGCAACGGCTCGGGTCGCAGCTTCGGCGTCACCATGGTCGGCGGTGACGACTGGGACCTGAAGCCGGCTGCCACCGTCGCGGGGCCGCTGCTGCAGAAGGACACCCGCCTCCTGGTCGCCCTCGCTGAAGCGGAGGGCATCGACACCGGCGCCGCCCTCAGCGCCGCGCAGTCCGCGCTGGCGCGCATGGGCCTCGACCTCTGA
- a CDS encoding amidohydrolase family protein, whose product MGLPDDAQIISVDDHVIEHSRVWLDRLPAKYQDVAPRIEKLPDGNDAWIFEGVPRGNFALNAVAGKHPREFGMDPRSYDDMRQGCHDIKDRLADMDIEGMHAQMCFPNMGGFAGSTFWQSKDKELAEECVKAYNDFILDEWCAYDPGRQIPLVMVPFWDVAASVKEIERTAAKGAKSVTFLEAPHKLGLPSFHTDHWDPIFKAAEEAQLPLAAHFGSGGVPLGTAPDGDMFIQIALFGMNSIMATVDLLMSPVFYKFPNLKFVMAEGGTGWIPYILERTDYSWERHRYWCNVNAEQRPSELFKDHIYGCFVSDQVGIDQRHNIGIEQILFESDYPHSDCNWPHTRKILAEQLVDVPDDEARLIVEGNARKIFNFPRV is encoded by the coding sequence ATGGGCCTACCTGATGACGCACAGATCATCTCCGTCGATGACCACGTGATCGAGCACTCGCGTGTCTGGCTCGACCGCCTGCCGGCCAAGTACCAGGACGTCGCGCCGCGCATCGAGAAGCTTCCCGACGGCAACGACGCCTGGATCTTCGAGGGCGTGCCGCGCGGCAACTTCGCGCTGAACGCCGTCGCCGGCAAGCACCCGCGTGAGTTCGGAATGGACCCGCGCTCCTACGACGACATGCGCCAGGGCTGCCACGACATCAAGGACCGCCTCGCCGACATGGACATCGAGGGCATGCACGCCCAGATGTGCTTCCCGAACATGGGCGGGTTCGCCGGCTCCACGTTCTGGCAGTCGAAGGACAAGGAGCTGGCCGAGGAGTGCGTGAAGGCGTACAACGACTTCATCCTCGACGAGTGGTGTGCCTACGACCCCGGTCGCCAGATCCCGCTGGTGATGGTCCCCTTCTGGGACGTCGCCGCATCGGTGAAGGAGATCGAGCGCACCGCCGCGAAGGGCGCGAAGTCCGTGACCTTCCTCGAGGCCCCGCACAAGCTGGGGCTCCCGTCGTTCCACACCGACCACTGGGACCCGATCTTCAAGGCGGCCGAGGAGGCGCAGCTCCCGCTGGCGGCGCACTTCGGCTCGGGCGGCGTGCCGCTCGGCACCGCCCCCGACGGCGACATGTTCATCCAGATCGCCCTGTTCGGGATGAACTCGATCATGGCGACGGTCGACCTGCTGATGTCGCCGGTCTTCTACAAGTTCCCGAACCTGAAGTTCGTCATGGCCGAGGGCGGCACCGGCTGGATCCCGTACATCCTCGAGCGCACCGACTATTCGTGGGAGCGTCACCGCTACTGGTGCAACGTCAACGCCGAGCAGCGGCCCTCGGAGCTCTTCAAGGACCACATCTACGGGTGCTTCGTCTCCGACCAGGTCGGCATCGACCAGCGCCACAACATCGGCATCGAGCAGATCCTGTTCGAGAGCGACTACCCGCACTCCGACTGCAACTGGCCGCACACCCGCAAGATCCTGGCCGAGCAGCTGGTCGACGTGCCGGACGACGAGGCGCGGCTCATCGTCGAGGGCAACGCACGCAAGATCTTCAACTTCCCGCGCGTCTGA
- a CDS encoding NAD(P)-dependent oxidoreductase: MAHIGFLGAGRMGRPMMQRLIAAGHTVRVHYRFDWEKEDFTEQGAEVTTDIADLPRGADAVVVNLFSDDQVRELVLAPGGLVDSVAPGTIVILHTTSSPRTSELIEARLAEVGALYVDAAVSGGPHDIAAGEITLFVGGGDEAWAKAERLLQAYGNPIFHLGPVGTGMKVKLLNNAAFGAHVGVVSVLSDLARKLDLDEKTLYEAMSHGSGNSAVIGMVKRGGSAQAFSESTAEFVDKDVHTAQRLLGDLDASLEPFATLYQAGRDIRRPDPEATTGQR; this comes from the coding sequence ATGGCACACATTGGCTTCCTCGGGGCCGGCCGCATGGGCCGCCCGATGATGCAACGACTGATCGCGGCCGGGCACACGGTGCGCGTGCACTACCGCTTCGACTGGGAGAAGGAGGACTTCACCGAGCAGGGCGCGGAGGTCACCACCGACATCGCTGACCTGCCCCGGGGGGCCGACGCCGTGGTGGTGAACCTGTTCAGCGACGACCAGGTGCGAGAGCTCGTGCTGGCGCCCGGCGGTCTGGTCGACTCCGTGGCTCCCGGCACGATCGTGATCCTGCACACCACGAGCAGCCCGCGGACCTCCGAGCTGATCGAAGCCAGGCTGGCGGAGGTCGGGGCCCTCTACGTCGACGCGGCGGTCAGTGGCGGCCCCCACGACATCGCGGCGGGTGAGATCACCCTGTTCGTCGGAGGTGGCGACGAGGCATGGGCGAAGGCCGAGCGCCTCCTCCAGGCCTACGGCAACCCGATCTTCCATCTCGGCCCGGTCGGCACCGGGATGAAGGTGAAGCTGCTCAACAACGCCGCCTTCGGCGCCCACGTCGGCGTCGTGTCGGTGCTCTCCGACCTCGCGCGGAAGCTCGACCTCGATGAGAAGACCCTCTACGAGGCGATGTCGCACGGCAGTGGCAACAGCGCGGTCATCGGCATGGTGAAGCGGGGCGGATCGGCCCAGGCGTTCTCGGAGTCCACGGCCGAGTTCGTCGACAAGGACGTGCACACGGCGCAGAGGCTGCTCGGTGACCTCGACGCCAGCCTAGAGCCGTTCGCCACCCTCTACCAGGCAGGGCGGGACATCCGCCGCCCCGACCCGGAAGCGACCACGGGTCAGCGCTGA
- a CDS encoding mycofactocin-coupled SDR family oxidoreductase: MRDVVERQAGKVAFITGAARGMGRAHAERLAAEGANLILIDSCQSARSTGYPGGTEEELEETAELARKYGAEVLSRKVDIRDWDGIEQVVADGVAELGRLDVVVANAGICFGDWSWKIGREDWQEMIDTNLTGTFATVKPCVPIMIDQGTGGSIIITSSVAGLRGQPFLGAYVASKHGVTGLAKTMAVELAQYNIRVNTVHPHGVETGMAPPVLHDLIVENAATLGPIFMGSLPDPVSQPEDIAGAVAFLASDEARHITGTQLQVDLGTLIR; encoded by the coding sequence ATGCGAGACGTCGTCGAGCGGCAGGCCGGCAAGGTCGCGTTCATCACCGGTGCTGCCCGCGGTATGGGTCGTGCCCACGCGGAACGGTTGGCCGCCGAGGGTGCCAACCTCATCCTCATCGACAGCTGCCAGTCCGCGCGGAGCACCGGCTACCCGGGAGGCACCGAGGAGGAGCTCGAGGAGACAGCGGAGCTGGCCCGCAAGTACGGCGCGGAGGTGCTCTCGCGGAAGGTCGACATCCGGGACTGGGACGGCATCGAGCAGGTCGTGGCGGATGGTGTCGCGGAGCTCGGCCGTCTCGACGTGGTCGTCGCCAACGCCGGCATCTGCTTCGGCGACTGGTCGTGGAAGATCGGCCGCGAGGACTGGCAGGAGATGATCGACACCAACCTCACCGGCACCTTCGCGACGGTGAAGCCGTGCGTGCCGATCATGATCGACCAGGGCACCGGCGGCTCGATCATCATCACCAGCTCGGTCGCCGGGCTTCGCGGCCAGCCGTTCCTCGGTGCCTACGTGGCGAGCAAGCACGGCGTCACCGGCCTGGCGAAGACGATGGCGGTCGAGCTCGCCCAGTACAACATCCGGGTCAACACCGTGCATCCTCACGGGGTGGAGACCGGCATGGCCCCGCCGGTCCTGCACGATCTCATCGTCGAGAACGCCGCCACCCTGGGGCCGATATTCATGGGCTCGCTGCCGGATCCGGTCAGCCAGCCGGAGGACATCGCCGGCGCGGTGGCCTTCCTCGCCTCGGACGAGGCGCGGCACATCACCGGCACCCAGCTCCAGGTCGACCTGGGCACGCTCATCCGGTGA
- a CDS encoding enoyl-CoA hydratase/isomerase family protein — MTSVRINDLSRLATAAGRLGLVEESGVLGGPGLLVVEPLSWDIDLEAAAAYVRDIPAVTLLAAAAWPDKAQALVDAFDLVTLDRAEIGAVERAVGLAPLGAYALVTLTRRSAGMSAADGIWAESAVFSALMGSRRYQEWLATKPASKERTEPAEAVLVEEAEGVLRLTLNRPAARNAVDLRLRDCLVAALETAELRPEVGIELRGAGVCFSAGGDLTEFGDADDPATAHAVRGTRHPALALARVADRVTAYAHGPSVGAGVELLAFARHVVAAPGATFRLPEVAMGLVPGAGGTWSVVQRMGRQRANWFMLTGATIDADTAHAWGLVDALA; from the coding sequence GTGACATCGGTTCGCATCAACGACCTGAGCCGTCTCGCCACCGCGGCGGGGCGGCTCGGTCTCGTCGAGGAGTCCGGCGTCCTCGGCGGCCCGGGTCTGCTCGTCGTCGAGCCGCTGTCGTGGGACATCGACCTCGAGGCGGCGGCGGCGTACGTCCGCGACATCCCGGCGGTGACGCTGCTGGCTGCCGCGGCGTGGCCGGACAAGGCGCAGGCGCTGGTCGACGCCTTCGACCTCGTGACGCTCGACCGGGCCGAGATCGGCGCGGTCGAGCGCGCGGTCGGCCTGGCGCCGCTGGGTGCCTATGCCCTCGTGACGCTGACCCGCCGGTCAGCGGGGATGTCCGCGGCGGACGGCATCTGGGCGGAGTCGGCGGTGTTCTCCGCACTGATGGGCAGCCGGCGCTACCAGGAGTGGCTGGCGACGAAGCCCGCGTCCAAGGAGAGGACCGAGCCCGCGGAGGCGGTGCTGGTGGAGGAGGCCGAGGGCGTCCTGCGTCTGACGTTGAACCGCCCGGCGGCGCGCAACGCGGTGGACCTCCGGCTGCGCGACTGCCTGGTCGCGGCGCTCGAGACGGCGGAGCTGCGGCCCGAGGTGGGCATCGAGCTCAGGGGCGCCGGGGTGTGCTTCAGCGCAGGCGGTGACCTGACCGAGTTCGGGGACGCCGACGACCCGGCCACCGCGCACGCCGTACGCGGGACGCGCCATCCGGCGCTCGCCCTGGCCCGGGTCGCGGATCGTGTGACCGCCTATGCGCACGGACCGAGCGTGGGGGCCGGCGTCGAGCTGCTCGCGTTCGCCCGGCACGTCGTCGCGGCGCCCGGCGCGACCTTCCGTCTGCCCGAGGTCGCGATGGGGCTGGTGCCCGGGGCCGGCGGCACCTGGTCGGTCGTGCAGCGCATGGGCCGGCAGCGCGCGAACTGGTTCATGCTCACCGGCGCCACGATCGACGCCGACACCGCCCATGCCTGGGGCCTGGTGGACGCCCTGGCATGA
- a CDS encoding SDR family NAD(P)-dependent oxidoreductase gives MRPGENAGAERVAIITGAGRGLGRSYALALAERGVRVVVNDLGSTVDGTEDQEDAAGKVVAEILAAGGEAIANYASVTDPVGVQAMVEETIEHFGRIDILINNAGILRDRSFHKVALDDLLTVLDVHLTGSIRCTHAVWPHMREQGYGRILFTSSQNGTYGNFGQAGYATAKAGVLGLMKVLAIEGESKNIRTNTIVPVARSRMTLGTIIGEESDADRLPPEAVASGVLFLVGEDAPNGTILNAGGGCFSVSEIPESRGVFLGVDAQPEDVRARWNDIGAGGYVDVLPDGPAQFTKFLGMQVD, from the coding sequence ATGAGGCCAGGCGAGAACGCCGGCGCCGAGCGCGTCGCGATCATCACCGGCGCAGGCCGCGGACTGGGGCGCAGCTACGCACTGGCCCTCGCCGAGCGCGGCGTCCGCGTCGTCGTCAACGACCTCGGGTCGACGGTCGACGGCACGGAGGACCAGGAGGACGCCGCCGGCAAGGTCGTGGCGGAGATCCTTGCTGCGGGCGGGGAGGCGATCGCCAACTACGCCAGCGTCACCGATCCAGTTGGCGTGCAGGCGATGGTCGAGGAGACCATCGAGCACTTCGGGCGCATCGACATCCTCATCAACAACGCCGGGATCCTGCGGGACCGCTCCTTCCACAAGGTGGCGCTGGACGACCTGCTGACGGTCCTCGACGTGCACCTCACCGGATCGATCCGGTGCACCCACGCGGTCTGGCCGCACATGCGGGAGCAGGGGTACGGCCGGATCCTGTTCACCTCCTCGCAGAACGGCACCTACGGCAACTTCGGCCAGGCCGGCTACGCCACGGCGAAGGCCGGGGTGCTCGGCCTGATGAAGGTGCTCGCCATCGAGGGCGAGTCGAAGAACATCCGGACGAACACCATCGTCCCGGTCGCACGGTCGCGGATGACTCTCGGGACGATCATCGGCGAGGAGTCCGACGCGGACCGCCTCCCTCCCGAGGCAGTCGCCTCCGGAGTCCTCTTCCTCGTCGGCGAGGACGCGCCGAACGGCACCATCCTGAACGCCGGCGGCGGCTGCTTCTCGGTCAGCGAGATCCCGGAGAGCCGCGGCGTCTTCCTCGGCGTGGATGCGCAGCCGGAGGACGTCCGCGCACGCTGGAACGACATCGGGGCAGGCGGCTACGTCGACGTGCTCCCCGACGGCCCGGCGCAGTTCACCAAGTTCCTCGGCATGCAGGTCGACTAG
- a CDS encoding TetR/AcrR family transcriptional regulator, whose product MTSARAGRPSATTHARIAAHAEALFEERGYSRTAVGDIADRAGIARRTFFAYFASKADAFWYVEDVELRAVTQQLAEHPRTSDPLQEVIDVATSRPTWTSNDRASARSRMATIDRNPELMGGALRFQRRWQATIAEHLRRHLDLPESDLLPEVVAAGLLAISQEVINRWLDSDENEDLAAIFTRNVPRLRSAFEQAVTDEILR is encoded by the coding sequence ATGACATCCGCCCGCGCAGGTAGGCCGTCGGCCACGACGCACGCCCGGATCGCCGCCCACGCCGAGGCGCTCTTCGAGGAGCGTGGCTACTCCCGCACGGCGGTGGGCGACATCGCCGACCGCGCGGGCATCGCGCGGCGGACGTTCTTCGCCTATTTCGCCAGCAAGGCCGACGCCTTCTGGTACGTCGAGGACGTCGAGCTGCGGGCGGTCACCCAGCAGCTGGCCGAGCACCCGCGCACGAGCGACCCGCTGCAGGAGGTCATCGACGTCGCGACCTCCCGGCCGACCTGGACGTCGAACGATCGCGCATCGGCCCGCTCCCGCATGGCCACCATCGATCGCAACCCCGAGCTGATGGGCGGCGCGCTCCGGTTCCAGCGACGCTGGCAGGCGACGATCGCCGAGCACCTGCGCCGGCATCTCGACCTCCCGGAGTCCGACCTTCTGCCGGAGGTGGTGGCCGCAGGCCTCCTCGCCATCTCCCAGGAGGTGATCAACCGCTGGCTGGACTCCGACGAGAACGAGGACCTGGCCGCGATCTTCACGCGCAACGTGCCACGCCTGCGCTCGGCCTTCGAGCAGGCGGTCACCGACGAGATCCTCCGCTGA